A genome region from Carya illinoinensis cultivar Pawnee chromosome 2, C.illinoinensisPawnee_v1, whole genome shotgun sequence includes the following:
- the LOC122300546 gene encoding protein TIME FOR COFFEE-like isoform X6 has product MDRNREQRRATMATNGLSRRRHRSSSLRDSPEEDGPVELQETARLRDRGSGKKDRDRDRDRDRDRDRLSRSKRRRGDRLLHGTNRDDGGEESSEESVNDEEEDEDDDGAASIRMLPPNPAPLSSSTSIPNHRKSFPPPAKVFRAAPTWKAADEMIGVSVPRKARSASTKRSHECWAGSGNVGGEQINRQASTSPVRAGLVSMAAAASPPPASPSSSNASGRKKMANGPKLRPPKLSSKPSSSAQDEIEIEIAEVLFEMGRQPQGHPKQEILATDSLKFEPRDANRSFCDAKPMVSSPISSSTSAVPQSSSILPQNSSSSITPMSTVVAPKRKKPRQVKYDDENSSIFTVRSCPISSTTKAETDKPTKIETSSSSNLEKNLGSTAENGGLLYDLANPEAVPASSEAQRELTVKQESNYTSDSKLLTEESEDKDVRVSKEEPSQTPRKESPVLRLDDNREDAMANKANSTISETEGHKEKLQIDLMAPPPPPLRASPERDSETEFVAVDPKSMVTNADTEIKMENEKAVKLGKDEAVNVENERAKTVAAEETESQKPVVGHERIIDLQLDLEKTDRDSGTASVSGNNKLHHHVQKHHHQQSQHASTERSAQTSSLPLPMPVPGWPGGLPPMGYMAPLQGVLSVDGSTVSPAAMQPPQLLFAQPRPKRCATHYYIARNIQYHQQLARMNPYWPAAAGSASLYGAKPGNLNLAPSAELHGNIPGRGLNSTQDKGQGISVYPGHTGKDKGSQAAANIVDAAQRKQILIQQAMPPGAPSNILHTPAFIFPLTQQQPAAAAASVRSGPVKSPVAGSVASSSASSSAPVSAPATAAAPAMSFNYPSMPGNETQYLAILQNNAYPFPLPAHVGAPPAYRGTHAQAMPFFNGSFYSSQMLHPQIHHHQQQQQQQPPAQSQQSLQQTHQNAMLSSTSQKHLQNQQQRAHANGVNGGSGTLQGFPAPKNQSSQLQQQRQHVPHQARQLESEMGGEDSPSTADSRFTRANIADSRLYGQNFAVPMHPPNFALMTPAAMGSAGVTSGGSTEKKQQQQPQQPGSKAGVEPLPSQAFAMSFASINGATSTPALGITSIAQSQAFQQGLGWQPSSGRGDSPSPEMSRQGYQIMPAAAQAAQQKKNFRASEEGKTGGGDSSNVEEERKAMPGKVPVPVGQSIAFSRQDLTDTSVNTVKGNNVVDSSARALNLGSASGRSSGLVMPAAISTVNAPGSQQQLHRNQQQQMIQHQKQNQFTVAAAATAARSKTPASNGSVYSDHLPSPSSMAAKFTNALSSFPQNLVQTSNNTPAQSQWKSPIRTTTSQVPSPSVSSSTSSSLKNLTQQQQGRNQQSHTQISFGASAKPSTIAQGQQPSNGNQCASPQVMVGSPTTSSMSKGAGGSPRTTTSSSTANKAGPGSMLSSTQAKDSPSVPMRKSSPVGGRNVPSILGNSHVASTSGNSTRPQLLPQQPPKQAIQPAQFFFPNSYMQALTGTTSASAAGGYYLQRNRREQQQQSQGSSGTSSTGMLSLCPPVTLANTNTSDPAKAVAAATAASHMKGGGLPSQGILHVTQFGAAQSSGNQHQLLPSGFYVPISTPVQVKPAEQKQPAGE; this is encoded by the exons ATGGATAGGAATAGAGAACAGAGAAGGGCAACCATGGCGACGAATGGTTTATCCAGGCGTCGGCATAGAAGTAGCAGTCTCAGAGATTCCCCAG AGGAAGACGGGCCGGTGGAGCTGCAAGAGACAGCGAGGCTAAGAGATCGAGGAAGCGGAAAGAAAGATCGTGATCGGGACCGCGACCGAGACCGCGATAGGGATAGGCTGAGCCGGAGCAAGAGGAGAAGAGGCGATAGATTATTGCACGGGACCAACAGAGATGATGGTGGCGAGGAGAGCTCGGAGGAGAGCGTGAAtgacgaagaagaagacgagGATGACGACGGAGCCGCGTCCATCAGGATGCTTCCGCCGAACCCCGCACCGTTATCTTCGTCAACATCGATACCCAATCATCGGAAGAGCTTTCCTCCTCCGGCCAAAGTTTTTAGAGCAGCGCCGACTTGGAAGGCCGCCGACGAGATGATTGGCGTTTCGGTTCCCAGAAAAGCACGATCAG cATCTACGAAGAGGTCGCACGAATGTTGGGCTGGTAGTGGCAATGTTGGAGGAGAGCAAATTAACCGGCAGGCTTCAACATCGCCGGTGAGAGCGGGCCTAGTTTCAATGGCTGCGGCTGCGTCGCCACCTCCGGCCTCGCCGTCTTCTTCCAATGCTTCGGGGCGGAAGAAGATG GCCAATGGACCGAAACTGCGGCCGCCGAAATTATCTTCCAAGCCTTCGTCGTCAGCTCAGGATGAGATCGAGATAGAGATAGCCGAGGTGTTGTTCGAAATGGGGAGGCAGCCCCAGGGCCATCCCAAGCAGGAAATCTTGGCTACCGATTCTCTAAAGTTCGAACCCAGAGACGCCAATAGATCTTTCTGTGACGCCAAACCAATGGTCTCATCGCCGATTTCGAGCTCAACGTCTGCTGTACCTCAGTCATCGTCCATTTTGCCTCAGAATTCTAGCTCTTCTATCACTCCAATGTCCACCGTCG TAGCGCCAAAGAGGAAAAAACCGCGACAGGTCAAGTACGACGACGAGAACTCTTCGATTTTCACGGTCAGGAGCTGTCCCATTTCGTCCACCACGAAAGCCGAGACTGATAAGCCGACGAAAATTGAAACTTCATCATCCTCGAACTTGGAGAAGAACTTGGGATCCACAGCTGAAAATGGTGGACTTTTGTACGATTTAGCCAATCCCGAAGCCGTTCCGGCCTCATCGGAGGCACAACGGGAGTTGACTGTTAAGCAGGAAAGCAATTATACATCGGATTCGAAGCTTTTGACGGAAGAGTCGGAGGATAAGGATGTGAGGGTGAGTAAGGAGGAACCTAGTCAGACGCCCAGGAAGGAATCTCCTGTGCTTAGGTTGGATGATAATCGAGAAGATGCGATGGCGAATAAAGC GAATTCGACGATCTCTGAGACTGAGGGCCACAAAGAAAAGTTGCAGATAGATCTGATG GCTCCTCCCCCACCTCCGTTGAGAGCATCACCGGAAAGAGACAGTGAGACTGAGTTTGTGGCCGTAGATCCTAAATCTATGGTCACAAATGCGGATACG GAAATTAAGATGGAAAATGAGAAGGCGGTTAAATTAGGAAAGGACGAGGCCGTGAATGTAGAAAACGAAAGGGCGAAAACTGTGGCAGCGGAAGAAACTGAATCTCAAAAGCCGGTTGTTGGACATGAGAGGATCATCGACCTCCAGCTCGACTTGGAGAAGACCGATAGAGATAGCGGCACAGCTAGTGTAAGCGGCAACAACAAGTTACACCATCATGTTCAGAAACATCACCACCAGCAGTCACAGCACGCTAGCACTGAAAGATCTG CCCAAACGAGCTCTCTACCTTTGCCAATGCCTGTTCCTGGTTGGCCGGGCGGTCTTCCTCCCATGGG ATATATGGCACCTCTGCAGGGAGTTCTATCCGTGGATGGGAGCACCGTATCTCCTGCTGCTATGCAA CCACCACAGTTGCTTTTTGCTCAACCTAGGCCTAAGAGGTGTGCAACGCATTATTACATTGCTCGGAATATACAATATCACCAGCAACTTGCGAGGATGAATCCTTACTGGCCTGCAGCAGCTGGTTCTGCATCACTTTATGGCGCTAAGCCCGGCAATCTTAATTTGGCGCCTTCAGCAGAATTGCATGGAAACATTCCTGGTAGGGGTTTGAACTCCACACAAGACAAGGGGCAGGGTATATCTGTGTATCCTGGTCATACCGGCAAGGATAAAGGTTCGCAAGCAGCAGCCAACATTGTGGATGCTGCCCAGAGAAAGCAAATTTTGATCCAGCAAGCTATGCCTCCTGGAGCACCAAGTAATATCTTG CATACCCCTGCTTTCATTTTCCCCCTGACCCAGCAGCAGCCTGCAGCGGCAGCTGCTTCTGTTCGATCTGGCCCTGTAAAGTCTCCTGTTGCCGGTAGTGTTGCTTCGTCAAGTGCATCTAGTTCTGCTCCAGTGAGTGCCCCAGCAACTGCGGCTGCTCCAGCAATGAGCTTCAACTACCCAAGTATGCCTGGAAACGAAACTCAGTATTTGGCTATTTTGCAGAACAATGCTTATCCGTTTCCACTTCCTGCTCATGTTGGAGCACCGCCAGCTTATAGAGGAACCCATGCACAGGCAATGCCATTCTTCAATGGGTCCTTCTATTCTTCTCAAATGCTCCATCCTCAAATTCATCATCAtcagcagcagcaacaacagcaaccACCTGCTCAGTCACAGCAAAGCCTACAACAAACTCATCAGAATGCAATGCTTTCCTCGACTTCTCAGAAGCACTTGCAGAATCAGCAGCAGAGAGCACATGCGAATGGCGTCAATGGTGGCAGTGGAACTTTGCAAGGGTTTCCTGCCCCCAAAAACCAATCTTCACAGCTGCAGCAGCAGCGGCAACATGTACCTCACCAGGCTCGCCAACTTGAGTCTGAGATGGGTGGGGAAGACAGCCCGTCGACTGCTGATAGCCGTTTTACTCGTGCAAACATTGCTGATAGCCGTCTTTATGGCCAGAATTTTGCAGTACCGATGCACCCTCCAAACTTTGCTTTAATGACTCCTGCAGCAATGGGCAGTGCTGGTGTTACAAGCGGTGGCAGTACTGAAAAAAAACAGCAGCAGCAGCCACAACAGCCCGGCTCAAAGGCGGGAGTGGAACCTCTACCTTCTCAAGCTTTTGCAATGTCTTTTGCTTCCATTAATGGTGCTACTAGCACTCCTGCACTGGGCATTACATCGATTGCCCAGAGTCAAGCTTTTCAACAGGGCCTTGGATGGCAGCCATCCTCGGGGAGGGGAGACTCACCCTCCCCTGAGATGTCAAGGCAAGGTTATCAGATTATGCCTGCCGCTGCTCAAGCGGCACAGCAGAAGAAAAATTTCCGTGCTTCTGAAGAAGGGAAAACTGGAGGCGGTGATTCTTCTAAcgtggaagaagaaagaaaggccATGCCGGGAAAGGTTCCAGTGCCAGTTGGACAGTCTATTGCCTTCTCCAGGCAGGATTTGACTGATACCTCAGTTAACACCGTAAAGGGTAACAATGTTGTTGATAGTTCAGCTCGAGCTCTTAATCTTGGGTCTGCTTCTGGCAGGAGTTCTGGTCTTGTTATGCCTGCTGCTATCAGCACCGTCAATGCTCCTGGTTCCCAACAGCAACTGCACCGGAATCAGCAGCAGCAGATGATACAACATCAGAAGCAGAATCAATTCACTGTAGCAGCAGCAGCCACTGCTGCTCGAAGCAAAACTCCAGCGAGTAATGGAAGTGTTTATTCGGATCACCTCCCTTCACCATCTTCTATGGCCGCTAAGTTTACTAACGCACTCTCTTCTTTTCCCCAAAACCTTGTCCAAACGAGCAACAACACCCCAGCTCAGTCTCAGTGGAAGAGTCCTATACGTACAACCACTTCACAAGTTCCTTCTCCGTCTGTATCCTCGTCAACCTCCTCATCCCTTAAAAACCTTACTCAACAACAGCAAGGTAGAAATCAACAAAGCCACACGCAAATTTCTTTTGGAGCTAGTGCAAAACCATCAACAATAGCACAAGGGCAACAACCTTCCAACGGCAACCAGTGTGCATCTCCTCAGGTAATGGTTGGTTCCCCCACAACTTCCTCGATGTCAAAGGGTGCTGGTGGAAGCCCAAGGACTACTACGTCCTCTTCCACAGCCAACAAAGCTGGCCCAGGTTCTATGCTGTCATCAACGCAAGCCAAGGATTCACCATCGGTGCCCATGCGAAAGTCATCGCCAGTTGGGGGGAGGAATGTTCCTTCAATCCTTGGAAATTCCCATGTTGCCTCTACCTCGGGCAATTCAACTAGGCCTCAATTGCTACCACAGCAGCCACCAAAGCAAGCAATACAGCCAGCCCAGTTTTTCTTCCCTAATTCCTACATGCAAGCACTAACCGGCACAACCTCTGCATCAGCTGCTGGTGGCTATTATCTTCAAAGAAACCGCCGTGAGCAACAGCAGCAGTCACAGGGGTCATCGGGTACATCCTCAACTGGGATGTTGTCTTTGTGCCCTCCAGTTACGCTGGCCAACACTAACACCTCTGATCCTGCAAAGGCAGTTGCTGCTGCTACAGCTGCTAGCCACATGAAAGGTGGCGGCTTACCCTCGCAGGGTATCCTCCACGTTACCCAGTTTGGTGCTGCACAGTCCTCCGGGAATCAGCATCAGCTTTTACCCTCTGGCTTCTATGTTCCTATTTCCACACCGGTTCAGGTGAAGCCAGCAGAGCAGAAGCAACCCGCTGGTGAGTGA
- the LOC122300546 gene encoding protein TIME FOR COFFEE-like isoform X1, translating to MDRNREQRRATMATNGLSRRRHRSSSLRDSPEEDGPVELQETARLRDRGSGKKDRDRDRDRDRDRDRLSRSKRRRGDRLLHGTNRDDGGEESSEESVNDEEEDEDDDGAASIRMLPPNPAPLSSSTSIPNHRKSFPPPAKVFRAAPTWKAADEMIGVSVPRKARSASTKRSHECWAGSGNVGGEQINRQASTSPVRAGLVSMAAAASPPPASPSSSNASGRKKMKANGPKLRPPKLSSKPSSSAQDEIEIEIAEVLFEMGRQPQGHPKQEILATDSLKFEPRDANRSFCDAKPMVSSPISSSTSAVPQSSSILPQNSSSSITPMSTVVAPKRKKPRQVKYDDENSSIFTVRSCPISSTTKAETDKPTKIETSSSSNLEKNLGSTAENGGLLYDLANPEAVPASSEAQRELTVKQESNYTSDSKLLTEESEDKDVRVSKEEPSQTPRKESPVLRLDDNREDAMANKANSTISETEGHKEKLQIDLMAPPPPPLRASPERDSETEFVAVDPKSMVTNADTEIKMENEKAVKLGKDEAVNVENERAKTVAAEETESQKPVVGHERIIDLQLDLEKTDRDSGTASVSGNNKLHHHVQKHHHQQSQHASTERSAQTSSLPLPMPVPGWPGGLPPMGRYMAPLQGVLSVDGSTVSPAAMQPPQLLFAQPRPKRCATHYYIARNIQYHQQLARMNPYWPAAAGSASLYGAKPGNLNLAPSAELHGNIPGRGLNSTQDKGQGISVYPGHTGKDKGSQAAANIVDAAQRKQILIQQAMPPGAPSNILHTPAFIFPLTQQQPAAAAASVRSGPVKSPVAGSVASSSASSSAPVSAPATAAAPAMSFNYPSMPGNETQYLAILQNNAYPFPLPAHVGAPPAYRGTHAQAMPFFNGSFYSSQMLHPQIHHHQQQQQQQPPAQSQQSLQQTHQNAMLSSTSQKHLQNQQQRAHANGVNGGSGTLQGFPAPKNQSSQLQQQRQHVPHQARQLESEMGGEDSPSTADSRFTRANIADSRLYGQNFAVPMHPPNFALMTPAAMGSAGVTSGGSTEKKQQQQPQQPGSKAGVEPLPSQAFAMSFASINGATSTPALGITSIAQSQAFQQGLGWQPSSGRGDSPSPEMSRQGYQIMPAAAQAAQQKKNFRASEEGKTGGGDSSNVEEERKAMPGKVPVPVGQSIAFSRQDLTDTSVNTVKGNNVVDSSARALNLGSASGRSSGLVMPAAISTVNAPGSQQQLHRNQQQQMIQHQKQNQFTVAAAATAARSKTPASNGSVYSDHLPSPSSMAAKFTNALSSFPQNLVQTSNNTPAQSQWKSPIRTTTSQVPSPSVSSSTSSSLKNLTQQQQGRNQQSHTQISFGASAKPSTIAQGQQPSNGNQCASPQVMVGSPTTSSMSKGAGGSPRTTTSSSTANKAGPGSMLSSTQAKDSPSVPMRKSSPVGGRNVPSILGNSHVASTSGNSTRPQLLPQQPPKQAIQPAQFFFPNSYMQALTGTTSASAAGGYYLQRNRREQQQQSQGSSGTSSTGMLSLCPPVTLANTNTSDPAKAVAAATAASHMKGGGLPSQGILHVTQFGAAQSSGNQHQLLPSGFYVPISTPVQVKPAEQKQPAGE from the exons ATGGATAGGAATAGAGAACAGAGAAGGGCAACCATGGCGACGAATGGTTTATCCAGGCGTCGGCATAGAAGTAGCAGTCTCAGAGATTCCCCAG AGGAAGACGGGCCGGTGGAGCTGCAAGAGACAGCGAGGCTAAGAGATCGAGGAAGCGGAAAGAAAGATCGTGATCGGGACCGCGACCGAGACCGCGATAGGGATAGGCTGAGCCGGAGCAAGAGGAGAAGAGGCGATAGATTATTGCACGGGACCAACAGAGATGATGGTGGCGAGGAGAGCTCGGAGGAGAGCGTGAAtgacgaagaagaagacgagGATGACGACGGAGCCGCGTCCATCAGGATGCTTCCGCCGAACCCCGCACCGTTATCTTCGTCAACATCGATACCCAATCATCGGAAGAGCTTTCCTCCTCCGGCCAAAGTTTTTAGAGCAGCGCCGACTTGGAAGGCCGCCGACGAGATGATTGGCGTTTCGGTTCCCAGAAAAGCACGATCAG cATCTACGAAGAGGTCGCACGAATGTTGGGCTGGTAGTGGCAATGTTGGAGGAGAGCAAATTAACCGGCAGGCTTCAACATCGCCGGTGAGAGCGGGCCTAGTTTCAATGGCTGCGGCTGCGTCGCCACCTCCGGCCTCGCCGTCTTCTTCCAATGCTTCGGGGCGGAAGAAGATG AAGGCCAATGGACCGAAACTGCGGCCGCCGAAATTATCTTCCAAGCCTTCGTCGTCAGCTCAGGATGAGATCGAGATAGAGATAGCCGAGGTGTTGTTCGAAATGGGGAGGCAGCCCCAGGGCCATCCCAAGCAGGAAATCTTGGCTACCGATTCTCTAAAGTTCGAACCCAGAGACGCCAATAGATCTTTCTGTGACGCCAAACCAATGGTCTCATCGCCGATTTCGAGCTCAACGTCTGCTGTACCTCAGTCATCGTCCATTTTGCCTCAGAATTCTAGCTCTTCTATCACTCCAATGTCCACCGTCG TAGCGCCAAAGAGGAAAAAACCGCGACAGGTCAAGTACGACGACGAGAACTCTTCGATTTTCACGGTCAGGAGCTGTCCCATTTCGTCCACCACGAAAGCCGAGACTGATAAGCCGACGAAAATTGAAACTTCATCATCCTCGAACTTGGAGAAGAACTTGGGATCCACAGCTGAAAATGGTGGACTTTTGTACGATTTAGCCAATCCCGAAGCCGTTCCGGCCTCATCGGAGGCACAACGGGAGTTGACTGTTAAGCAGGAAAGCAATTATACATCGGATTCGAAGCTTTTGACGGAAGAGTCGGAGGATAAGGATGTGAGGGTGAGTAAGGAGGAACCTAGTCAGACGCCCAGGAAGGAATCTCCTGTGCTTAGGTTGGATGATAATCGAGAAGATGCGATGGCGAATAAAGC GAATTCGACGATCTCTGAGACTGAGGGCCACAAAGAAAAGTTGCAGATAGATCTGATG GCTCCTCCCCCACCTCCGTTGAGAGCATCACCGGAAAGAGACAGTGAGACTGAGTTTGTGGCCGTAGATCCTAAATCTATGGTCACAAATGCGGATACG GAAATTAAGATGGAAAATGAGAAGGCGGTTAAATTAGGAAAGGACGAGGCCGTGAATGTAGAAAACGAAAGGGCGAAAACTGTGGCAGCGGAAGAAACTGAATCTCAAAAGCCGGTTGTTGGACATGAGAGGATCATCGACCTCCAGCTCGACTTGGAGAAGACCGATAGAGATAGCGGCACAGCTAGTGTAAGCGGCAACAACAAGTTACACCATCATGTTCAGAAACATCACCACCAGCAGTCACAGCACGCTAGCACTGAAAGATCTG CCCAAACGAGCTCTCTACCTTTGCCAATGCCTGTTCCTGGTTGGCCGGGCGGTCTTCCTCCCATGGG CAGATATATGGCACCTCTGCAGGGAGTTCTATCCGTGGATGGGAGCACCGTATCTCCTGCTGCTATGCAA CCACCACAGTTGCTTTTTGCTCAACCTAGGCCTAAGAGGTGTGCAACGCATTATTACATTGCTCGGAATATACAATATCACCAGCAACTTGCGAGGATGAATCCTTACTGGCCTGCAGCAGCTGGTTCTGCATCACTTTATGGCGCTAAGCCCGGCAATCTTAATTTGGCGCCTTCAGCAGAATTGCATGGAAACATTCCTGGTAGGGGTTTGAACTCCACACAAGACAAGGGGCAGGGTATATCTGTGTATCCTGGTCATACCGGCAAGGATAAAGGTTCGCAAGCAGCAGCCAACATTGTGGATGCTGCCCAGAGAAAGCAAATTTTGATCCAGCAAGCTATGCCTCCTGGAGCACCAAGTAATATCTTG CATACCCCTGCTTTCATTTTCCCCCTGACCCAGCAGCAGCCTGCAGCGGCAGCTGCTTCTGTTCGATCTGGCCCTGTAAAGTCTCCTGTTGCCGGTAGTGTTGCTTCGTCAAGTGCATCTAGTTCTGCTCCAGTGAGTGCCCCAGCAACTGCGGCTGCTCCAGCAATGAGCTTCAACTACCCAAGTATGCCTGGAAACGAAACTCAGTATTTGGCTATTTTGCAGAACAATGCTTATCCGTTTCCACTTCCTGCTCATGTTGGAGCACCGCCAGCTTATAGAGGAACCCATGCACAGGCAATGCCATTCTTCAATGGGTCCTTCTATTCTTCTCAAATGCTCCATCCTCAAATTCATCATCAtcagcagcagcaacaacagcaaccACCTGCTCAGTCACAGCAAAGCCTACAACAAACTCATCAGAATGCAATGCTTTCCTCGACTTCTCAGAAGCACTTGCAGAATCAGCAGCAGAGAGCACATGCGAATGGCGTCAATGGTGGCAGTGGAACTTTGCAAGGGTTTCCTGCCCCCAAAAACCAATCTTCACAGCTGCAGCAGCAGCGGCAACATGTACCTCACCAGGCTCGCCAACTTGAGTCTGAGATGGGTGGGGAAGACAGCCCGTCGACTGCTGATAGCCGTTTTACTCGTGCAAACATTGCTGATAGCCGTCTTTATGGCCAGAATTTTGCAGTACCGATGCACCCTCCAAACTTTGCTTTAATGACTCCTGCAGCAATGGGCAGTGCTGGTGTTACAAGCGGTGGCAGTACTGAAAAAAAACAGCAGCAGCAGCCACAACAGCCCGGCTCAAAGGCGGGAGTGGAACCTCTACCTTCTCAAGCTTTTGCAATGTCTTTTGCTTCCATTAATGGTGCTACTAGCACTCCTGCACTGGGCATTACATCGATTGCCCAGAGTCAAGCTTTTCAACAGGGCCTTGGATGGCAGCCATCCTCGGGGAGGGGAGACTCACCCTCCCCTGAGATGTCAAGGCAAGGTTATCAGATTATGCCTGCCGCTGCTCAAGCGGCACAGCAGAAGAAAAATTTCCGTGCTTCTGAAGAAGGGAAAACTGGAGGCGGTGATTCTTCTAAcgtggaagaagaaagaaaggccATGCCGGGAAAGGTTCCAGTGCCAGTTGGACAGTCTATTGCCTTCTCCAGGCAGGATTTGACTGATACCTCAGTTAACACCGTAAAGGGTAACAATGTTGTTGATAGTTCAGCTCGAGCTCTTAATCTTGGGTCTGCTTCTGGCAGGAGTTCTGGTCTTGTTATGCCTGCTGCTATCAGCACCGTCAATGCTCCTGGTTCCCAACAGCAACTGCACCGGAATCAGCAGCAGCAGATGATACAACATCAGAAGCAGAATCAATTCACTGTAGCAGCAGCAGCCACTGCTGCTCGAAGCAAAACTCCAGCGAGTAATGGAAGTGTTTATTCGGATCACCTCCCTTCACCATCTTCTATGGCCGCTAAGTTTACTAACGCACTCTCTTCTTTTCCCCAAAACCTTGTCCAAACGAGCAACAACACCCCAGCTCAGTCTCAGTGGAAGAGTCCTATACGTACAACCACTTCACAAGTTCCTTCTCCGTCTGTATCCTCGTCAACCTCCTCATCCCTTAAAAACCTTACTCAACAACAGCAAGGTAGAAATCAACAAAGCCACACGCAAATTTCTTTTGGAGCTAGTGCAAAACCATCAACAATAGCACAAGGGCAACAACCTTCCAACGGCAACCAGTGTGCATCTCCTCAGGTAATGGTTGGTTCCCCCACAACTTCCTCGATGTCAAAGGGTGCTGGTGGAAGCCCAAGGACTACTACGTCCTCTTCCACAGCCAACAAAGCTGGCCCAGGTTCTATGCTGTCATCAACGCAAGCCAAGGATTCACCATCGGTGCCCATGCGAAAGTCATCGCCAGTTGGGGGGAGGAATGTTCCTTCAATCCTTGGAAATTCCCATGTTGCCTCTACCTCGGGCAATTCAACTAGGCCTCAATTGCTACCACAGCAGCCACCAAAGCAAGCAATACAGCCAGCCCAGTTTTTCTTCCCTAATTCCTACATGCAAGCACTAACCGGCACAACCTCTGCATCAGCTGCTGGTGGCTATTATCTTCAAAGAAACCGCCGTGAGCAACAGCAGCAGTCACAGGGGTCATCGGGTACATCCTCAACTGGGATGTTGTCTTTGTGCCCTCCAGTTACGCTGGCCAACACTAACACCTCTGATCCTGCAAAGGCAGTTGCTGCTGCTACAGCTGCTAGCCACATGAAAGGTGGCGGCTTACCCTCGCAGGGTATCCTCCACGTTACCCAGTTTGGTGCTGCACAGTCCTCCGGGAATCAGCATCAGCTTTTACCCTCTGGCTTCTATGTTCCTATTTCCACACCGGTTCAGGTGAAGCCAGCAGAGCAGAAGCAACCCGCTGGTGAGTGA